One window from the genome of Amycolatopsis sp. NBC_01480 encodes:
- a CDS encoding response regulator transcription factor — MTESQREPVKVFLVDDHALFRAGVRTELDSITDEVRVVGEAGSVADAVTGIVRTKPQVVLLDVHMPDGGGAEVLRRVRPELPDVVFLALSVSDAAEDVIAVIRSGARGYVTKTISSKELVRAVVRVADGDAVFSPRLAGFVLDAFADRPGSAPINDPELDLLTPRERDVLRLLARGYAYKEIASELFISVKTVETHVSSVLRKTQLSNRYELSRWASDRRLV; from the coding sequence GTGACGGAGAGCCAGCGAGAGCCGGTCAAGGTCTTCCTCGTGGACGACCACGCGCTCTTCCGCGCCGGGGTCCGCACCGAGCTCGACTCCATCACCGACGAGGTGCGGGTGGTCGGCGAGGCGGGGTCCGTGGCGGACGCCGTCACCGGCATCGTCCGCACCAAGCCGCAGGTGGTGCTGCTCGACGTCCACATGCCCGACGGCGGTGGCGCCGAAGTCCTGCGCCGCGTGCGTCCCGAGCTGCCGGACGTGGTGTTCCTCGCGCTTTCGGTGTCCGACGCGGCCGAAGACGTGATCGCCGTGATCCGCTCCGGCGCGCGCGGCTACGTCACCAAGACCATCTCCTCCAAGGAGCTGGTGCGCGCGGTGGTTCGCGTGGCCGACGGCGACGCGGTGTTTTCCCCGCGCCTGGCCGGTTTCGTGCTCGACGCGTTCGCCGACCGCCCCGGCTCCGCGCCGATCAACGACCCGGAGCTGGACCTGCTCACCCCGCGTGAGCGAGACGTCCTGCGCCTGCTCGCGCGCGGTTACGCGTACAAGGAGATCGCGTCGGAGCTGTTCATTTCGGTGAAGACGGTGGAGACGCACGTGTCGAGCGTCCTGCGCAAGACGCAGCTTTCGAACCGCTACGAGCTGTCCCGCTGGGCTTCGGACCGCCGTCTCGTGTGA
- a CDS encoding DMT family transporter, which translates to MGETKTLLRIAALALMWGSSFFWIKLGLAALSPVQLVLARLVLGTVVLLALCRLYRHRMPSGKRTWGHLLVAAFFHNALPFLLFAIGETTVDSGITGVLNSTTPLWVLVVAPFLGVPNRMTGTRVAGLVLGLGGILLIFAPWQASGLLSWGALGCLAAAASYGFAFVYEGRYLSGTGTSPYALSGGQMLLATGFLLLVLPFGGLTPVHLSPLPLIAITVLGVGSTGIAFALNYQLLASEGAVAASVVGYLLPVVSVLLGAVFLHEQLSLRVIAGMVVVLAGVALTRLKRKTAPMAGALAETVAPERADLV; encoded by the coding sequence GTGGGCGAGACGAAGACCCTGCTCAGGATCGCCGCGCTGGCGCTGATGTGGGGTTCGAGCTTCTTCTGGATCAAGCTCGGGCTGGCGGCGCTTTCGCCGGTGCAGCTCGTGCTGGCGCGGCTGGTGCTCGGCACCGTGGTGCTGCTGGCGTTGTGCCGGCTCTACCGGCACCGGATGCCCTCGGGCAAGCGCACCTGGGGACACCTTCTCGTGGCCGCGTTCTTCCACAATGCGTTGCCGTTCCTGCTTTTCGCGATCGGCGAGACCACTGTGGACTCCGGCATCACCGGCGTGCTGAACTCGACGACGCCGCTGTGGGTGCTGGTGGTGGCGCCGTTCCTGGGCGTGCCGAACCGGATGACGGGCACCCGCGTGGCAGGCCTGGTGCTGGGGCTCGGCGGGATCCTGCTGATCTTCGCCCCGTGGCAGGCTTCGGGCCTGCTGAGCTGGGGCGCGCTGGGCTGCCTCGCGGCGGCGGCGAGCTACGGCTTCGCGTTCGTCTACGAGGGCCGCTACCTGTCCGGCACGGGTACCTCGCCGTACGCGCTGTCCGGCGGGCAAATGCTGCTGGCGACCGGTTTCCTGCTGCTGGTGCTGCCGTTCGGCGGGTTGACGCCGGTGCACCTGAGCCCGCTGCCGCTGATCGCGATCACGGTGCTGGGCGTCGGCTCCACCGGGATCGCGTTCGCGCTCAACTACCAACTGCTGGCCAGTGAGGGCGCCGTGGCCGCGTCCGTGGTCGGCTACCTGCTGCCGGTCGTCTCGGTGCTGCTGGGCGCGGTGTTCCTGCACGAGCAGCTGAGCCTGCGGGTGATCGCGGGCATGGTGGTGGTGCTCGCGGGCGTCGCGTTGACGCGGTTGAAGCGCAAGACCGCACCCATGGCCGGTGCCCTCGCCGAAACGGTGGCACCGGAGCGGGCCGACTTGGTGTAG
- a CDS encoding LysR family transcriptional regulator: protein MLDVRRMQVLRAVVTSGSITAAARNLGYTPSAISQQLSTLEREAGTELLERVGRGVRPTPAGTLLCEHAETLSAELARAETALTELKEGRTGKLAIRYFATAGASVVPHAVAAVRREHPGVWIDLKLVEPEDPLPEVESGRADVAIVVFPRSNPPAKGIELLHLLDDPYRAVLPRAHPLARKRMVALADLADEPWVGVDPIPGMCREILDSACASAGFSPNVVVESEDYQTAQGFIAAGLGVGLVPELGLGTPHPGVVVRRIRNPEPCRLIYAAVTARAAGSPAVRTLIAAMREAAGKTR, encoded by the coding sequence ATGCTCGACGTGCGGCGGATGCAGGTGCTGCGGGCGGTGGTGACCAGCGGGTCGATCACCGCCGCGGCCAGGAACCTCGGGTACACCCCGTCGGCGATCAGCCAGCAGCTCTCGACACTGGAACGCGAGGCGGGCACCGAACTGCTGGAACGCGTCGGCCGCGGCGTCCGGCCCACCCCGGCCGGCACGCTGCTGTGCGAACACGCCGAGACGCTCAGCGCGGAGCTGGCGCGCGCCGAAACCGCGCTCACCGAGCTGAAGGAGGGGCGCACCGGAAAGCTGGCGATCCGGTACTTCGCCACGGCCGGCGCCTCGGTGGTGCCGCACGCCGTGGCCGCCGTCCGCCGTGAGCACCCCGGGGTGTGGATCGACCTCAAGCTGGTGGAGCCCGAGGACCCGCTGCCCGAGGTCGAGTCGGGTCGCGCCGACGTGGCCATCGTCGTGTTCCCGCGGTCGAACCCGCCCGCCAAGGGGATCGAGCTCCTGCACCTGCTCGACGACCCGTACCGCGCGGTGCTGCCGCGCGCCCATCCGCTCGCGCGCAAGCGGATGGTGGCGTTGGCCGACCTGGCCGACGAGCCGTGGGTGGGCGTCGACCCGATCCCCGGCATGTGCCGGGAGATCCTCGACAGTGCTTGCGCGTCGGCGGGTTTCTCCCCGAACGTCGTGGTCGAGTCCGAGGATTACCAGACCGCGCAAGGGTTCATCGCCGCCGGACTGGGCGTCGGGCTGGTGCCGGAACTGGGCCTCGGCACACCGCACCCGGGAGTGGTCGTGCGCCGGATCCGCAACCCCGAGCCGTGCCGGCTGATCTACGCCGCCGTCACCGCACGCGCGGCGGGCAGCCCGGCCGTGCGGACGCTGATCGCGGCCATGCGCGAGGCGGCCGGGAAGACGCGGTAA
- a CDS encoding serine/threonine-protein kinase — protein MSSEGSIVGGRYRLDQPIGRGRAGIVWLAFDTRLFRTVAMKRMYLPVGLPPDRAEQARAMAMQEGKDAARVEHPCAITVFDVLPDGQDVWLVMEYIPSRGMSTFLAEHGRLTPEQAASLGILLGDAMAAMHAAGIIHRTLEPGTVLLADDGGVKLTDIGITGGGPHAAYRAPEVTRGGAPSPAADVFSLGATLYTAVEGVPPFGDDGNSSERPAQNAGVLTGALRKMLRTDPATRPTMADSVSALSAITEGGEQTAFVPPTAPAMPASWAQPGASQPPGLLQPGLHQQGLPSGPQQQPYSEMPTQQHQPPVPLMQVPVQQVPYAPAPPQPMAQQPTQQISPQQAPMPPQSPTARFVPSPAQQAATAEAAAEKAAARRKLIMTVAAILCAVLIGIGVSQLLFV, from the coding sequence TTGAGTTCTGAAGGCAGCATCGTCGGCGGCCGGTACCGGCTGGACCAGCCGATCGGCCGTGGTCGCGCGGGCATCGTGTGGCTCGCGTTCGACACCCGGCTGTTCCGCACGGTCGCGATGAAGCGCATGTACCTGCCCGTGGGCCTGCCGCCCGACCGGGCGGAGCAGGCGCGCGCGATGGCGATGCAGGAGGGCAAGGACGCGGCGCGGGTCGAGCACCCGTGCGCGATCACCGTGTTCGACGTGCTGCCCGACGGCCAGGACGTGTGGCTGGTGATGGAGTACATCCCGTCGCGCGGGATGTCGACGTTCCTGGCCGAGCACGGCCGGCTGACGCCCGAGCAGGCCGCGTCGCTGGGCATCCTGCTGGGCGACGCGATGGCGGCGATGCACGCGGCCGGCATCATCCACCGGACGCTGGAGCCGGGCACCGTGCTGCTCGCCGACGACGGCGGGGTGAAGCTCACCGACATCGGCATCACCGGGGGCGGGCCGCACGCCGCCTACCGCGCGCCCGAGGTGACGCGTGGCGGTGCGCCGTCGCCGGCCGCGGACGTGTTCTCGCTGGGCGCCACGCTGTACACGGCCGTCGAGGGGGTGCCGCCGTTCGGCGACGACGGCAACTCGTCCGAGCGGCCGGCGCAGAACGCGGGTGTGCTCACCGGCGCGCTGCGCAAGATGCTGCGGACGGACCCGGCGACCCGGCCGACGATGGCCGACTCGGTGAGTGCGCTCAGCGCCATCACGGAGGGCGGTGAGCAGACTGCGTTCGTGCCGCCGACCGCGCCCGCGATGCCGGCGTCGTGGGCCCAGCCTGGCGCGTCGCAGCCGCCGGGTCTGCTGCAGCCGGGTCTTCACCAGCAGGGCCTGCCGTCCGGTCCGCAGCAGCAGCCGTACTCCGAAATGCCGACGCAGCAGCATCAGCCGCCGGTGCCGTTGATGCAGGTGCCGGTCCAGCAGGTGCCCTACGCGCCCGCGCCGCCGCAGCCGATGGCCCAGCAACCGACCCAGCAGATCTCGCCGCAGCAGGCGCCCATGCCGCCGCAGTCGCCGACAGCCCGGTTCGTCCCCTCACCCGCGCAGCAGGCGGCGACGGCCGAGGCTGCCGCGGAGAAGGCGGCGGCCCGGCGGAAGCTGATCATGACCGTGGCCGCGATCCTGTGCGCCGTGCTGATCGGCATCGGCGTCTCGCAGCTGCTGTTCGTCTGA
- a CDS encoding serine/threonine-protein kinase has translation MSDEGRLVAGRYRVMSKIGSGAMGAVWQAHDDVLGRTVAIKQLLLQPGLDEHAAEDARQRTMREGRIAARLHHPNAISVFDVVTDDNGQPCLIMEYLKSTSLAEVLQEHGTLPPLEVAAIGAQIAAALREAHAVGIVHRDIKPGNILLGDNGTVKITDFGISRAKDDVTVTKTGMIAGTPAYLAPEVAIGGDPGPESDVFSLGSTLYAACEGQPPFGLSENTLSLLHAVAAGQINPPRQSGPLASVLAVLLHPDVQHRPTAEECEELLSAVARGETPLGGSADETVMTPMAGTLGAAAIAGAAGAGATRMLGEEEMPAGHSGTLLGEPGPAQQYYPEDEYPAGTGYPENDYDGYDQYHEEPPLYGDPSRNGLAATRAVPVGPGTPGYDDEPYDDYDDEPPPPRAHTSPADEDEERPGAWKKPAIIGGVVVVALVALGVWLLTPNNPPDASHQQAPPQSSPAVVPTSDAFPSTSEATTSSDQTSDSGASSSGRASSRRSQPRDTPTQDSPTKPPKTSDPSTAESSSSGPTATKTSSAPPPTSNNP, from the coding sequence GTGAGCGACGAGGGTCGTCTGGTCGCCGGCCGCTACCGCGTCATGAGCAAGATCGGCTCGGGCGCGATGGGGGCGGTCTGGCAGGCGCACGACGACGTCCTCGGCCGCACGGTCGCCATCAAGCAGCTGCTGCTGCAGCCGGGCCTCGACGAGCACGCAGCCGAGGACGCCAGGCAGCGCACCATGCGCGAGGGCCGGATCGCCGCGCGCCTGCACCACCCCAACGCGATCTCGGTGTTCGACGTCGTCACCGACGACAACGGCCAGCCCTGCCTGATCATGGAGTACCTCAAGTCCACCAGCCTGGCCGAGGTGCTGCAGGAGCACGGCACGCTGCCGCCGCTGGAGGTCGCGGCGATCGGCGCGCAGATCGCGGCGGCGCTGCGCGAGGCGCACGCGGTCGGGATCGTGCACCGTGACATCAAGCCGGGCAACATCCTGCTCGGCGACAACGGCACGGTGAAGATCACCGACTTCGGCATCTCCCGCGCCAAGGACGACGTCACGGTCACCAAGACCGGGATGATCGCCGGCACCCCCGCGTATCTCGCGCCCGAAGTGGCCATCGGCGGCGACCCCGGCCCCGAGTCCGACGTCTTCTCGCTCGGCTCCACGCTGTACGCCGCGTGCGAGGGCCAGCCGCCGTTCGGGCTGTCGGAGAACACGCTGAGCCTGCTCCACGCGGTCGCGGCCGGGCAGATCAACCCGCCGCGCCAGTCGGGCCCGCTGGCCAGCGTGCTCGCGGTGCTGCTGCACCCCGACGTCCAGCACCGGCCGACCGCCGAGGAGTGCGAGGAGCTGCTGTCCGCCGTCGCGCGCGGCGAGACCCCGCTCGGCGGGTCCGCGGACGAGACCGTGATGACGCCGATGGCGGGCACGCTGGGCGCCGCGGCGATCGCGGGGGCGGCCGGGGCGGGCGCCACCCGGATGCTGGGCGAGGAGGAGATGCCCGCCGGGCACTCCGGCACCCTGCTCGGCGAGCCCGGCCCGGCGCAGCAGTACTACCCCGAGGACGAGTACCCCGCGGGCACCGGCTACCCGGAGAACGACTACGACGGGTACGACCAGTACCACGAGGAGCCGCCGCTCTACGGCGACCCGAGCCGCAACGGGCTGGCCGCCACCCGCGCCGTCCCGGTCGGCCCCGGCACGCCCGGTTACGACGACGAGCCGTACGACGACTACGACGACGAGCCCCCGCCCCCGCGCGCCCACACGAGCCCGGCCGACGAGGACGAGGAACGCCCCGGCGCCTGGAAGAAGCCGGCCATCATCGGCGGGGTCGTGGTGGTGGCGCTGGTCGCGCTCGGCGTCTGGCTGCTGACCCCCAACAACCCGCCGGACGCCTCCCACCAGCAGGCCCCGCCGCAGTCCTCCCCCGCGGTGGTGCCGACCTCGGACGCGTTCCCGTCGACGAGCGAGGCAACCACCAGCTCCGACCAGACGTCTGATTCAGGGGCGTCGTCCTCCGGACGGGCCAGCTCACGGCGGTCCCAGCCGCGGGACACCCCGACCCAGGACAGCCCCACGAAGCCGCCGAAGACGTCGGATCCCTCGACCGCTGAATCGTCGTCTTCAGGGCCGACAGCTACGAAGACGAGCAGCGCCCCGCCCCCGACGTCGAACAACCCATGA